A single Antechinus flavipes isolate AdamAnt ecotype Samford, QLD, Australia chromosome 5, AdamAnt_v2, whole genome shotgun sequence DNA region contains:
- the LOC127538230 gene encoding galectin-1-like, translating into MMPQNINVMNMNFQHGMGVKITGDILPDPQRFRINLGPDEDDIGLHFNPRFNYLNDKNIIILNTRKNGKWGEEQRDSRFPYIPGTTVENLIVKNMKLRPGMGVKITGDILPNAQRFEINLGQDEDNIGLHFNPCFTDLTDNKVIILNTKQAGKWEEQQREFKFLYKAGKTVEVFIIFGEKEFKVKLPDGSEIVFPNRLELENINFMSVSDDFSVKKIDFDLSPPINPDSEKPSEPLMLPYY; encoded by the exons ATGATGCCCCAA AACATAAATGTTATGAATATGAACTTCCAACATGGAATGGGTGTAAAAATAACGGGAGATATACTACCTGATCCCCAGCG ATTTCGAATTAACCTGGGCCCGGATGAAGATGACATCGGCCTACACTTCAACCCACGTTTCAATTATCTTAATGACAAAAATATCATCATCTTAAATACGAGGAAGAATGGGAAATGGGGAGAAGAACAGAGGGATTCTAGGTTCCCCTACATTCCAGGGACAACGGTAGAG AACCTTATTGTTAAGAATATGAAGCTCCGACCTGGAATGGGTGTAAAAATAACGGGAGACATACTACCTAATGCCCAGCG ATTTGAAATTAACTTGGGCCAGGATGAAGATAACATCGGCCTACACTTCAACCCATGTTTCACCGATCTTACTGACAACAAAGTCATCATCTTAAATACGAAGCAGGCTGGCAAATGGGAAGAACAACAAAGGGAGTTTAAGTTCCTTTACAAAGCAGGGAAAACAGTAGAG GTCTTTATAATTTTTGGAGAAAAGGAGTTTAAAGTGAAGCTTCCTGATGGCTCTGAGATTGTTTTCCCCAATCGCCTTGAGTTAGAAAACATAAACTTCATGTCAGTTTCTGATGATTTCAGTGTCAAAAAGATTGACTTTGATTTGAGCCCTCCAATTAATCCAGATTCAGAAAAACCTTCTGAACCCTTGATGCTTCCTTATTACTAA
- the LOC127538233 gene encoding galectin-1-like yields MAYEIVASKMKLKPGVTLKLSGDISPDAKHFRIALGNDGRGNIAMHFNARFNYLGDYNVIVLNTMEKENWGEEIREENFPFMDGTNVEIILQFQEHSFFVKLPNNQEISIPNRTEVTTIDYLRTSADITIKSLAFE; encoded by the exons ATGGCTTAC GAAATTGTTGCCTCTAAGATGAAGCTGAAACCTGGAGTTACCCTAAAATTATCAGGAGACATATCACCTGATGCCAAGCA TTTCAGAATTGCACTGGGCAATGATGGCAGGGGTAATATTGCAATGCACTTCAATGCACGCTTCAACTATTTAGGTGATTACAATGTCATCGTCTTAAACaccatggagaaagaaaattggggcgaggaaataagggaggaaaaCTTCCCCTTTATGGACGGGACCAACGTGGAG ATTATCTTACAGTTCCAAGAACATTCTTTTTTCGTGAAGCTTCCTAATAATCAAGAGATATCTATTCCCAATCGCACTGAGGTAACAACTATCGACTACTTGAGAACTAGTGCTGACATCACAATCAAATCATTGGCCTTCGAATGA